The genomic stretch GCGTAGGTAGTCTACATGGTTTTGAACGTCTTGAATCTCGTGAATCTGGCGAACTTGTCAACTTCCATCCATAGGTTTTATCAACACGGCAAGGTACAGCAGAATATCAGCCATTATTCCCTTCATCTAAATGGTTTTACCGTGAATGCGGAGGAGGAATAAGTTTTTTTCCGCGgagttgttaaaaaaagtttagGACAATGGATGTAAAGGTTTTTACGTATTTTTGATCCCTGACTTATCAATGAAACGAAAGTGATGGTACTGAACTGGTAATCCATTTCTTACTTCACAGCTGTGGGCTGACTCATTCACCTGTCGCGAGCTTTGGTGCCCAACTATAGTTTTCGGTAACTTGATTGAATGACTTTGAATTGAATGACACTTCGAAAACTTCACGTGTCCGGGGCTTCAAGTGCACGACAACGAAATACAAACCCATTATGTGTCATCAATCATGTTGCTCTCGTAACTCTTCGACTTGAGATGCATGTAGGTGTGAAAATAGTTGCGAATTTTTCCTATGCACAGTAAGGTTGTCATCTGCTTCTATTCGCTGCAATTGTTGGACCTTACCAGTTTGCCCTACTTCTCAACctcagaaaataaattcattttccattGAGCAATTTGGAGACAAATGCATTCGAAGGATAAAAAATCCATCTAATTGGTTGTTTCAttacttaattattaattatgtcATCAACAacttcaattattactattcGAAGGAGGCCACTTTTAAGACTTCATATTTGGTAACCTTTGATGGTGGACAAATGACCTGGAGGACAATTCTTGCTATCAGGACAGCTGTGGGCTTGCCACCCTCATTTCTGTGATGATTTTATCTTCTTTGCACtactcataaaaattaatataaaatggacTGTATTTCCAACTGTGCATGCAACTGGTACAAATTAATTGGTTCTTGTGGGCTCTCAGGCTTAGACTCAGCTAGAAATTTTCCTACCGGTTTcagtaggctatatgctttttgaaacatatCCTACCACGTTCAGTTAGGCAACCAAACACTATCTGTATCCAACTGGGTCCAGTAGGTAACTGAACATCATTTGTAATCAACCGGGTTCGGTTagcaaccgaacatcatctgtagtcAACCATTCGTTGTGAATTAATTTTTGGCTTCCATAACCAAGAGTCAGATGAAAATGTCCTAAAATACCCTACCCACCTCTCGCCTCCCTGACTCTTTTTTGCTTTGAAGACTCCTAATTGATTGATTACTTTGGTATTATATATACCTAGCTTGAATTGAAGTTGCGAGtttttttataagtgaaatatttatcttcattaAATTTTGGGCCTAGGAATATGAAATCAGTTTTTAGAAAGATCAAACTTTTGATATAACCTATTTTTGAGGCTTTAGTTCACTGTATCTTTTTGTGTACTATATAATTATAATAGTTTTATGGAGAATTCACAAGGTTCAGAAATTGGCTTCAATTTTTGTTTACTGCACATTCATGCTTAAATCTCTGTTTATGTATATTTACTTCGTGAACAAGGCATTTTCCATTTGTGAatcataatgaatattttcatgaaaaaatcttttaatttttaatgcacacGAGGTAAGAAACACTCATTTTCATCTAGatttattaattatcattttcagaAAAACTAGACACAAAAGTCTTCCTGAGGATTTTTGATGTTAATGTTATTGGCCTGTCTGTATGTACCAGTGAAGGCTTGAAGCTTATGCAAGAGAGTGGAGTGGATGATGGGcatattttccacataaataggtaaagataaattaatattttatggtaatttattgaaaccATGCTATTCATCTTATCACAAAATTCTTTTTTGTAGTCTTGTGCAAGTTAtgggaaaatcaaattttattatctattttgGACTAAGATTAACTAAGGATATTGCATTACTTCAGGTGCTATATGTTTCCGTAAGttgaattttcaaatgatttcagaatactgtatttctctgaatatagtccagCTCTGAGTACAGGTCCCCCCAAATTTTGAGGCTTTAGTttcgggaaaatttaaaaaaatgcattcgaaTATACTCCCTCCTTTACTTTTAACATgggaattttgggaaaaaaaggggggactgtATTCCGATAAATAAGGTACTATGTATTTACAATTTATGTTGACATAATACCAGTGATCAGCATTAACCAGCAGAACTCGGTTGAGATCTTGTGTGGcactccttaatttattttttttttcatttccttcaattattattcttaaattaaGGCTTTGCTTTCGTACAAAGGTTCTTTAATTGGTTTTATTAGCTACTTTCAGATACTAATTTTACCTCTAACACCAAAGGGATGGACTAGATGTGCAACATCACAAAataaattgctttaaattttgtattaatatagGTAACTTATAGAGTAAGTAAGCATTACTAATAAGAAGTTGATATATTAGAGTATGGATTTCTGAAATAATAGTTCTAAAACATGATGGATGCCAAGGGGTGGGGAATGTGGTATCCTACAGTTTAATATGCGGACCTAGTATGACTTGCTCTTAGTGTTTCATGAAGATTCTTAAGATTTTTGCTGTGTTGTTTCATGATAGGCTTGAAATGCAATAGAGTCGGGATAGAACCTTAgctattttctttattcttattaatttaatgtattcttttaatatgtatttgataaaaaaaatttatttcaataaaatatgattattaatataaaaaattattattaaattaagatcTTGGGAGTTAGGAGGTATAATAAGAAATGCAATTCAAGTCATATGTATATTTTGCGaataaaaagtggtaaaaataaaatgaacagcTATGTTACGTATATTTGTCATTCAAATTGCCTTGTTGTAATTGGTGTTAGGTAATTTGGCATCCTTGgacaatttttcatcaaaatttgaggCCATAAAAGACACGATTGGTTGCATTGAGTTGGAATGCtacatattaaattttatgcatagttCAAAAATTTCTACAATATGAAATTACACCAAATCTGTAATAATTGATTTGTGATGAAGTAAATTCTTCCTCAGAGTATTCGTGATCTAAGATGAttacttagaaaaaaatatcctattttattgtaattcacTATAGCTAATCGAATGGACCACTAATGCAACCCAGGTGAGCACATGGGTTCAGCCATTCTATTCACAAGAGTTATATGttgtaaaattcaatttgagcTAATAAGTGAATTCAACCGATAATATGCCAATGTAACATCAAGGGTAAGTTGCTAAAATGCCATTGGACATGCATAACTGATGGCAAATTCATTCCATCCAATACCACCATGACCTTGACTATGAAAGTAGTTGAGGTTGAATATGTTAATAATTTGCTTGAGTGTGCTATAATTTTTTAGGTAAGCATGGGAAATTCCATATAATTAAATACTGTCTGTTATTAATTACttcaaatttaataatgaaaacataatgaATCATtcataatgttttcttttattaaattcattaaatttaaaaacataaatttacataaaatttattaaattcatcaaTCATCATTCATTATGTTGTCATTAATTTTGCATACTGATTTCTGACTTCATCATCTTCCTCATCGCAATTGTCCTTCTCTATTTTATCATGTGTGGTCTTCCCCATTTCTTCCCCAtctgtaaatttattttgcttaattttatgTGCTAATGATGACAAAAAATTGATATGGGCAATGGTGATATGGAAGATGTTGAAATctagaaatcagagggtaaaaatgttgcCTAACTGGGTTGTAATGCTTCAGTTAAACAGCTACaccattttttcagtatttcaggTCAATATATTCACCCAACTTTAGGAGCTGGACAGTATCCTTATATGGCATCAAAGCACTCTGTAACCGTTCTCGCTGAAGGACTCAGAAGAGAATTAGTGGAGAAGAAATCGAATATACGCGTCACTGTGAGTGTCATCATATGTCAGTAATACACCTCTGTGCACATAGTCTTTGGTAGATATCATTAGATAGGCCAATTCAGGTTATTGTTAAGATGGAGGTTTCACTAATTGGGAGTTTCCAAGGGGTATGCAATGCCTCTCAACCAATGAGGAATTTAGCAGGACTTCCTGCTGATAACTAAAATGATAGTTCTGTATGAAAGAATTGATGATAATGTTAATTTATATTGTCTCAGGACTTGCAGGTAGTGATTACTCTCTCCTCACCTCTCATCAACCGGCGACATTAACTCTTTCACAACTAACGACGGAAATATTCGGCATCACGTTTCTTGACCTGTGAGACAAAAGCCAAAAATTTTTGtcagagattttcctacgcaggaaaatgaatgccaaaaatatccgtttccttgctctcctttTATGATGTTTGCAGTTGCACGAAGACTTAAGTTTTGCGACTCGACTCAGCGGGACTAATTGTCAAAATACAGGAGCTGGTACCCAAagccctcgtcttatattacccttCTTTGTGGTTAGCGACctcagtcatacaattgttcattcagtgagtttaaaaaataaatagttgttcctttctcaaaaaatgtaaactaataattgaattctttgccttttgagcagcatttacaatttttaaacgaaaatctACCATATAAATAAGCATATATCTCAATTTCAGTGTAAGCATCAGCATGGAAATTATTGATGCATCTAATCCATAAAAATTGACGGTAGagttttgttcaaaatttgacaattctcagaaaaGATGagtaattcaattcaaagtctgctaTTTTCATACGATCAGCAATTATTATCCATGGAGCTAATTCATCTAAACAAatcataagttgaccgcgaaccaatgctgcCGGTAGGGTTATAAACCTGGAAAGGACGGAGGCCAATTAGTCCCCACTACGAAGGGTCGAGAAAGATTGgggctgagagtgtgtgattatccaccAGACcattcttaacaaatgtcctgcaaaaatgctccatacagaggggaccaaAGAGTCTTTTgaggctcagtacagcagtcatgctaaggagagaactccaccgtcttcAAAGGGTTAACACTTTGGATGCTGGGTACATTTCCCCTTAGCGCTGGCTATTTTTTGGCCTTTTTTAGAGTGATACTGTGGAACAACAATGAATGGTGTATCATATTATGTTTATCTTTATGTGATAGAGATCTgcaagtgtttaaaaaaaatcaaaattttgaatttactaTAGTTGAAAATTACTCTCAGTGAAgaatatgttttgaaaattatagcAAACATTTTTGTGTGGGCATATACAATTTATGTTATATTTCTTTGTCTTCCAAGGCATATACATGTACTTCATAACAAAACATACAGTGAAATGGACTTATTACCTTCATTTAGATACATCCTCTCGTAGCTggaaaaaattttgtaatatattttgtaggaaatcaagcaaattatgcGCTTTGATCATCTTTTCCACTCATAATTATTATCTGCAACAAGGAAATTTCCTAATATAGAGAGAAACCTACCGCTAGGAAAAAATCATGGACAGAAACCACACACCAAAATGGGACCAATTTTGTAGACGAGAACCCCTACAATGTGTACAAAATGCCAGTTGTAATGTAACGCCACCTGCAAATTTAACTGGACCACATGCGGCATATTGTAACGCCTCTATCACAAAAAATGTATCCTATTTAAATTGTCATTTAATGCTCTCTTGCATGACTACCTATCTGAAATTCTCAAGTTCCATTTTGTCCCAGGGTCGGAAAAGTGTGTTTCTTAGGAAAAgggaatttaattatgatttcttgaaaatttttgttgatTCCTATCATTGGATGATAAGACATATTTAAACTGCTTCATTCATTGGCAGATTTAAGCATTGGCTGGGTTGGCATGATTTTATCTTGGACCTACACCACAAAGAGatctgcacaacaaaaaacaccGAACAATTTGCAGAAAATGAAACTataactataattaaaattaaagagaCATTGTGGAGGCAAAAGAAAGATTGTTTATTTTCCCTTAGTACTTGCTTCATATCATACTAACGTATCATGGCAACAGATAAATTTCCAAACCCCCTCCAAGTTTATCCCCTTTGACTTGAGTGGTATGTTATACTTCAGTTTTAGTCTTTGGTCCACCTGATTCTGCATCCATCCCTTCTTTTCTCTCCACTTGTTGGTAACATTGAAACTAGACTATGTTTCAAGTTCATTAAGTCCTACTCTTATAATTTCTttccaaactttaaaaaaatgaccataagatacatatatgtatagaATTGTAATAGCGCTTATATTGTTATCTATCCATGCCTTCTATGCCAATGAAGTATTTATCTTTATGCAGAAAATACTGTACAATAGTTTTCAAgtattggaaaatattgaaaatttttcatgttaaataCCTAAAGAAGTAGAAAACATATCATTCAAACATAAGTTTATGTTCTAGTCTGCATGTTAGGATGCAACTAACAAAAAGTACTGGCTAGTTCAATGGGAGGGATGGAAGCAATACAATGGAGGAAATTAAATCAGGGAGcttgcccctatgaaaaaattgtataaaactgtttcaaatttttatacaatcttatacattgccatggcaatgtataaaaatttgaaacagttttatacaattttttcataggggaggtTGTCACTTCAACCACTGGAGACAATCCCTATGAGAAAGGTTGAGTCATAGCAAggacagtggcgccaactccatggggcttgagggggcccgagccccctcaaaaatttgttatgggtgtgaggaaaaaagtgtcaggcttgtcgattttccccggagtgtccagatatcgagattggagttctcagtgttctaatgttgatcatatgactcctctaaaatgcttaaaaaacttaaaactcgctacttataaaattttccggagaaagatccccagtttgggcccccccaatattttttgtaagtcggcatccctgagcaAGGATCAACTTGGCAAAAAGCTAATGGTTTCCCTTTTTCCCAAGTGAAGCTGGCAGCCTTTGGTGAAGCTCTCCTGGGCAGAAACTTGTCGAGCAAATTCAAGTTGATACAgaacaaattaatactttttgagGTTTTAACTTGACAAATTTTTCTCGCTGTGCATGAATGCAACAGTGACATtgatttttaaatctttctgtGTGTGTAAgtcttgaaataatgaaaatagcagAATTTTCTTAAGCTACAATCTCTGACTCTAGTACAATTAACACAAAGTTCTTCTGCTGggtatgcatttaaaataatctGTTCCTTCATATTGTCATCACTCATGTCAATATGTACtaggaaaagttgaaaaaatggagTTCAAAGTAGAGCTACATTTTCCAGACGTCAAAAACCGTGCCTTTTTCATAGAAAGCTGGATAAAAATTGTTGGTTCATAGATGAGTTCTTGATAATGTTGAGGAGAGGTAGAAATTTATTTGCTTTCATTTCCGCTTTATTTCCTCGCAACCAATGTAGTATTATCAAGATGCAACTCTTCAATCTCTGGTATCTCTACTTTTTGCAAATACTGTAGGTATTTGTCAAGATGTATCAATTTTGAAATACACATTCTTTGAAGATTGACTAATAAGTGATggattttactaatattttttcattaacccttttactACCAGCAACGGCCAATACAGTATATCGGcccttgctggttgagcgaaaactgccaggggccgatatatctgcccgaattatttcacttttttttcgtgattgtggccatttcaacagctgtaatttaTATAAACCCCCATagtctatctatggttataagacataaatatatcttaagaattgggaaaaaatatagacgtgttaaataaaatggagtagctgaaaaattttcaaatctgaaatgttgctaatgccggaaatagccttggcagtcttcgtacattccacctgaaatgggctggcagtaaaagggttaaaggTTAAAAATTCTTATCAAATGCTATAAATCAGTAtatatttgttttgtctcttACGGGATAGAGCATCAGTCCTGGACTTGTGAAGACTGAGATTTTTGATGTTAGCCATGATAGAAGAGCTACAACCATATTCGACAATAACCCAGCTTTGAATCCCCAAGACATTGCTGATGCATTAATTTATGCTCTTGGAACACCACCTCATGTTCAGGTAAGTAATAAATTGGTGTAGCAGTGCATGAATAGATATCCTGGGTTCATATGAGATCAGTGGCATAGCCACAAGGGGGTttaaatgcaatgaaagtgtTAAGATTACATAATTGGTTGCTGAGGGATATTTATCACCACGCTAAAGAATCAACTCGACATCTTCAAAAAAACACACAGGAagtcaaattttattctttacccACAATTCAAAAGACATACTAAATATGTAGTTTTGGCGGGATTAACTCAAagaacaaattaaaaaacaatagtAGGATGGCCAACAAGAAATACTTgttcaaaattactgtttttgaatcctaaaaatttcgttttctgcatcaaaaatcccaaaattttccaggggaggacACCTAGACCCCCTTTGCCCTGCGATGTTTTCCATATAATCCTGGGCCCCGAAATCTCTGTTAAACCCCCCCATTTCAAATTTCTGGCTACACTACTGTATGAGATCCCCATTAATAAACTTAAGTAGGTATTCAGATATAGGCATTGAATTCCTCACAGCACATCCAGCTTATAGTCACAAATGAATTTACAGTATGGCTTGAAACCTGCATAAATAAACCCAGCTAGGTACTCTTGAATAGGTACCGTATGTTACTGTTATGGTAGGTACTGTTATGTACTGAATAGGTACTGTAATTTCTTTGTTGAGTTCCTAACAATATATGTTTCTGGCTTATGGTCACTACTCAGTTTACAGTGATGCTTGATATCAATTATCATTCTTAAACCTTTCCTGATGGAGGCATGAGTCAGAAAATCCTCTACATATTTCCTCCTATATGCCAATGAAAAGTCTTCTGATTCCACTTGGCATTCCTGAGGGGAATGTGTTTCTTTGACTTCCCACTAGTCCCACTGGGATGCTTAATCTTTTTATTGGTCAAGGGTGGAGAAAACCTCTGTCCTTTTCTGCATAGGGTGATGGATCACTCCTGAAAGGTAGGCAACAGTTGACAATCCGATATTATTGTAGTCCCTCGTAACTCATCAATATCTGTTAGCTTGAGCCAGTCACTTCATTTTTcttcaagaaaaatttttttgtaaaaaatttgcCCCACTTCATACATCGTAATTGTTGCATTAGGTGTGAATAGGAGACACAAAAAAGAATCTATCATTTGTTGCCTACCTTCAAGGGTCCATGTGTCTCTCGTCTCAGATTGAGTCGTAAATTAGAGATAAAGATGCTGAAAAATGCACCATTCTTGGGTTGGGAAGGAAAagacttttaaaatttccagATTGTTCTCTGTGATCTTGTGGGTATTTTCACCCTCTTTTCTGTGATTAAAATAATGCTTTCTCATTCTTCTGTCATCAAGGCTGAGAGACTGATTGTTCATTTTGGTCCCTAATGATCCTTATTATCCATTTGCACCACCGAGTATTTTGGCTGtgttaaataaaaaagagactatgcagacattttttctatttaaatagtttaaattccTCTTTTTCCCACATTCTAACTTCTACCTCATGCCTGTCTCACCTATGTGGATTGGCACCACACTCACAGGGGATGCTATACACTCCTGGTGCTCTGTTGTGGAGACTGTCGTTTACACTTATTAGCctcaaatgtaatataaatgaaaCCTTTTGTGTAATTGAAGAGATTTGgtacaaaaaaattatagttatatggactagtttttttttaatcctcagtTTGActctgttgatttttttttccatttcagataAAAGAGCTGACAATTAAGCCAGTAGGAGAGATGCTTTAAGTACAAGTTCCTTCTTTCCATCAGCCACTTCCATATCACtgctctttttcattttatggatAACTACAAATTATTTGATGTGCAGAAGTCAAATCATGATCATATTTTAATGAACCTTAGCTGTATTTAAATAAAGTTTGTCTGTAACACATAAATATATGTTGTAATATCTGAACTACTGATTTCTATTTTCCCATAGAATGAAGGTTTTACAATAATCATATCATTCATATAATTTGGtgtaattatttgaaaactatGGGCTACACTAgctcagtttctttcattttagcTTAATTATTGAATGGTGTTTGTTCATCTGACATTTGAGTGCACCTGCTGGGTCTACTAAGATAAGAATGATTAAATATTCTCATAATGTAGTAATGTTGTAGAAATAGGTTATAGGTTGGAAGAGGCATCTTTTGTGCCAACTTTTATGACATCAAGGCAATTTCTGGAGGATATATGTAATCCAATGCTTTGGctaagagatggctctgggcaaGGTTTCCACCACCAGGGAAGATTACACTCggaagagaaaatgaaatgaaagatagaCATGATGAAACAGACCGTAGGATACACAGGGCTGAGAagaattatgtcacgaaattttaacgcTGGATTGCTGATGCCAATGATTGGTgggccctttgaaggatacaacacaccggggcctgGACCCAATAATTCAGTTGATACGCACAGTCACCCATGGAATGGGAAGGAAACAGCAAGGAGGTGCTGCCACAATAGAAGCCCATCGACACCTCCGGGGAGAGGATTGGAGTGAAAGGTAGGGGACAGGGACAAACCCGCATTGCCATGAGGACAACAGGGCCCATTACTAGCAAAACTATTACTTTATCTACCAACAaaattggcagatttttctatgaggagaaaaatccaacgatcatttttctaaattaaagCTGATgctagtaggaaccaaaattagtGATGATGTTTACATCGAAAATGCACcgttatcaaatatccctcagaaagcagtaaaactcaccattttgagccatttatcttaaatttttttctggcggagagCCCTCGCAccacccgcttaccctggcaggtatgccatacccccagaccccccaggcccccccagtattagttgcgcctgaaaccccccctagccttaattcctagctgcgcccctgaccatATGCATTCACCGGCAATGCACAAACTGTGAGagaattccacagagaaaattcCATTCCAATTTTCTGTAGGGCCGACGCAACCCccacttaccctggagggtatgcaatacccccacactcttAAGTATTAgttgtacaggcatcccccgagttacgtatgtctcgacttacgtaaatccgtactttcGTAAGCGATAGccgtatttcaaatgtttacgttaattttcgaatgcgagcgcgaagaagtagatattcgctcgtacaacctatggtagaaaaaatatcgaatagttatagagttttttacgtgctaaaaataacaaagtgacccatttttgtcattcctcgaaggaaatttcattaatttctgtagaaaaatcgcttataaatcccaagtcagcaatcaacgtgaaaatttgcagttctagcgatggatgtggtggcgtatgtggttgcgctcattcctgtacgatacaacttgttatacagcaatctctgaagctccaacgcaaaggttcgacttacgtaaatttcgacttacgcatagtctgccggaatgcatctcttacgtaactcgggggatgcctgtacataaaactccccctagccttagTTCTTCGCTGCACCCCTGATTCGTAGCTAGGTCTTTTAAGTACACTTCAAATAATTCCAAAATGTAATAAGCATATCGATTTCCTGTTTTCAGACTAAAGAATTCGAAAGGGTCACTTTTAAAATCAttcttcattttgatttataagaAAATCCAGTGAGATCACTGCCATCATCCAACTTTAAACTATGTCTATGa from Ischnura elegans chromosome 7, ioIscEleg1.1, whole genome shotgun sequence encodes the following:
- the LOC124162368 gene encoding farnesol dehydrogenase-like, whose protein sequence is MERWAGKVAVVTGASAGIGAAIVEALVHHGMIVVGLARRVDILKDMAENLSEEKGRLYPLKADVSDEAQVIHAFQWVKENLKTLHVLVNNAGVLGDIPISEKLDTKVFLRIFDVNVIGLSVCTSEGLKLMQESGVDDGHIFHINSISGQYIHPTLGAGQYPYMASKHSVTVLAEGLRRELVEKKSNIRVTSISPGLVKTEIFDVSHDRRATTIFDNNPALNPQDIADALIYALGTPPHVQIKELTIKPVGEML